Genomic segment of Methanolobus mangrovi:
AAAGTCTCCGTTTGCCTGTCCTTCTGTGTATCCCAATGCCTGGAGTTTCTTTGTCAGCACAGTCTGCGCAGGGAGGACATCCGCCATTTTGTAAACTGTTCCTTCTATATCGTATGAGGTGGAAAGGTATTGTAATCCTCCGCATTCTCCATAGATGGGCATTCCTTCTGCAGAGAGGTCTTTCAGGGATTTTGTAGTCTTTGAACTTTCAAGTTCTGACATGTATAATTCCGGATAGCCTCCTCCAAAGTACAGGCCATCGACTTCAGGAAGCTCTCCTTTTATCGGGCTGAAGAAAACAGGTTCTGCACCAGCACTTCTGAAAGCATCGAACATGTCCTGATAATAGAAACAGAATGCACTGTCATATGCAATACCAATTCTGATATCCGTTTCTCTTTCCTCTTCCACGGTGCTCTTCTCGGATTCAGGGGCCGTTTGTGCAATTGAGAGTATGGCATCAAGGTCGATATTCTCTTCGATGAAAGCGGCCAGATTCTCCGTATCAAAGTCCTGTTCATGTGCCATATAGAGTCCAAGATGGCGTGATGGGACTGTTATATCCTTATTACGTGGCAGGGTTCCTACAACAGGGATGTCCGGTATGGAGTCAATGATCATTTGGGCATGTCTTGGGCTTCCAACCTTGTTCAGTATGACTCCAGCAATCTTCACGTCTTTGTCGAATTCTGAGAATCCCTTAACTATAGCTGCAGCACTTCTTGACATCCCGTGTACGTTTACAATAAGTATGACTGGTATGTCCAGAGTCTTTGCAACATGCGCGGAACTTGCGATCTCAGTTGAGCCCATTCCGTCAAAAAGTCCCATTACTCCTTCAACAACATTGATGTCTGCATTTTCAGAGTACCTGGAAAATGTATTTTTTACGCCGTCTACCTGCATCATGAATGTATCCAGGTTTCTTGAAGGCTTCCCGCAGATGGCTGTATGGTATGTAGGATCGATGTAGTCAGGTCCAACCTTAAAGGGTTGTACTTCCATTTCTCTTCTCTTCAGGGCTGCCATAATGCCCATGGAAACCGTTGTTTTTCCAACACCGCTGTTAGTACCTGCAAGTAACACCGCTTTTGTCATGGAGTTAATTGTGTACAGTTTGTATATATGTGTTATTCCCTCGGGCGAGCATTCAAAATAGTTAAATAAATAACGTCTATCTAAGTACTATGTCTTCCGCAGGAACAGGGGAAGTTCTCACAGACTCATACGGACGTACTGTCAGGAGTCTGAGAATGTCCATAACCGACCGTTGCAATCTGAATTGCATCTACTGTCACAACGAGGGCCATGTTGGCCATAGTCGTGAGATGCCAGTGGACACCATCGTCAATATTGTTGAGGTGGCTTCACAGTTCGGGATAAACCGGTTGAAACTCTCCGGAGGGGAACCTCTTCTAAGGAAGGATCTTGAAGAAGCACTTACCCGCCTGCCGGATATGAGGGATATATCTCTGACTACCAACGCCGTTTTGTTAAGGGACAGGGCATCCTCTCTTAAAGATGCAGGTCTTGACAGGGTGAACATAAGCCTTGATACCCTCGATCCTGAAAAATATCGCACGATCGCCAAGTGTTCAACGGGCATGTTTGACCGGGTGCTTGATGGTATCCATGCGGCAGTTGATGCAGGTCTTACTCCTGTTAAACTGAATATGGTTCTTCTGAAGGATCTCAACGATGATGAGATCAAGGATATGCTGGACTTTACTCGTGGTTACGGTGGCGACGTGATGTTGCAACTGATCGAACTCATGGATTTCAGGGACCTTCCTCAATATAGGATCAATGCCAATGAGGTGGAAAAGTCTTTGTTGTCTGTTTCCTCGGATGTGCAGGTCCGTGAATTGCACAAGAGGAAAAAATATATCATCAATGGTGCAGAAGTCGAGTTTGTCAGGCCGGTGGATAACACTGAATTCTGTGCAAACTGTAACAGGCTAAGAGTTTCAGCAGACGGCAAGCTAAAACCATGTCTGCTGGTAAACAATAATCTGGTGGATGTCTTAAACGCCACCAAAGATGAACTGCCTGACCTTTTCAGGTTGGCAGTGAGCAAACGCGTTCCTTTTTGCAGGGACTGACAGGAGTTTTAAAAATGGAAGTTGAATTAACAGTAGACGGAAAAAACATTGAGATCAATCACTTTGTTCAGGCCATACTTGGCAGCACGGTAGTTGGTGCAGCCACAACCCTGCATGGTGTGGACAGGGATTGTAAAGAGATTCTCATAAAAGTAAAGCAATAATCTCAATTCTTCTTTTTATTTGTTTTGACACCTGCTTTACAGCAGGTGCTCAATTTCTGAAAAGTCTATCGGGGCAGTCGCATCGAGTGAGATCGGTGTTACTGATACGTTTCCATTCTGCATTATGGCATGGACATCGGTCCCTTTTTCATCGTCCACAAGCAGCTCTCCTGCTATCCAGTAATATGGTCTGCCTCTGGGGTCGCGTCTCTCTTCAACATCGGTCTTGAAGAATTTCCTTGCAAGTCGTGTTATTTCTATTTCAGGTTCATTTTCGACGTGATGTGGTATATTAACATTGAGTAGGTCCACTTTCTCAGGAAGTCCATGCTCAAGGACTTTCTTTGCTATCCTGTTGACAACTTTTATAGCCACATCGTAGTCATGCTTGAATTCCCTGTTGTCATCGAACTTATCGCCCTCTTCCATGACCTGAATGGATGCAGCAATTGCCGGTACGCCATAACTTGCACCTTCTAGGGCAGCACCTATGGTTCCTGAAGTGGTGATCGTATCTGTACTAATATTCTCTCCTATGTTGAATCCTGAAAGAATTAGATCCGGCATTTGTTTCATGACCGTGAATATTCCAAGTATGACTGAATCGGTGGGTGTGCCGGCAACGGCATTGACATCAATTCCGTGAATCGTGGTCTGTGTTATCCGGAGTGGTTCAAAAATAGATATTGAGCGACCAACGCCACTCTGTTGCATCATGGGGGCAGAAACCGTTACATCTCCCAGGTCAGCAACACTTTTGTAGGCAGCATGTATGCCTGTAGAATAAACACCGTCATCATTTGTGACTAATATATTTTTCGACATGCTTACATCATTGTAAGCTCATGCCTTAAAATTAATGGGTAAAAAAGTAAGGGATAACTATGGGATAAATGCGCATTCAAACATTTGCATATATCCTGTCTTTCCTGTGCGTGGATGTTGAGAAACCTTCCTGCTCAGACATGTCAGCAAGTGTTTTTACTTCCTCAAGGACCTCTATGTTCGCACTCATTTCCTCGAGATCGGATATCATTTTTGTTATGTTGTCGTTCTGTTCAGTGCTCAGGCATGGGCTGTCCTTTACTATTTCAAGCAGTATGGATGCATCATCGATGACCTGTGCCAATATGGTTCTGTCCATGTATTCCTTTGCAAGTTCGGAATCGTTGCCTTTAAGGGTCTCGTTGAACTCATTTAGTTGTTCATCGAATAATCCAATGTCATAATGTGCACTTCTGAATATCTTTTTAATGTAGTCCTCTCTGTATACATGTTTTGAGTTTTTGAGTACCTTCAGAAGTTTTTTATAATCCATCGTTTTCACCCTATGAATGTAGGCAGGTGCCTGTTCCCTCGTTCCCGTTCTTATACTTTAACTACAGGCCCCACGATCCTAATCAATTGTAATTTTTTGCTGATCAAAGAGTAGTTTCACTTTCAAGACAGTGTTTGAGAGTTTCGACCGGGGCTATCTTGTTCATGATATATGTCTGTGTAAACTGTCCGCCATTCACATCATAATCGGTTTGCATATCGATTCCATATTCCTCGTCCATCTCATCGATAATTGAATCGCAAAGGTATACTTGCAGGCTTCCGGCTCCATCCATAAAAACGGATGGTCTTACTCCTGCATTATTATATTCTTCCACAATCCCTCTGAATACTAATGACATATATCGCATTGATTCCATCGGTCATCACCAATATACTCTGGTTATGACCATGCACTTAAAGGTGATGTTGGATTAATTCTCATGATGTGCATGAAATATTTGTTTTGTGTCCACAAAAATAATAATTTGTCATTATTTTTTAGCTGAATACGCGGCAGTAGGCTTCATGCATGATGTATATATATATATAAGCACATAAATATTGTGACTAATAATTAAATATTACAATGTTACTGGTTTGATAAGAAACGTTTTTAATCATTGGGGCGATACTTGGGAGAATAAATTAGACTAGACTATGTATTAACTTTGAATAAATTTACTAAAACAATCATTCAGTTGGAATAGTTATGCTTGAAGATGAGTATCAGCTTGATTTTTTTTCTGAGAACGGATTTGTTCGTAAACAGTGCTCTAAATGTGGAAGTCATTTCTGGACTCGTGATCTTGAAAGAGCGACATGTGGGGATGCTCCATGTGATCCGTACTCTTTTATTGGAAACCCTGTTTTTAAGAAAAAGTTCGACCTTGCAGAAATGAGAGAATATTATCTTAATTTCTTCGAGGAGAGGGGTCATACAAGACTCGAAAGGTATCCTGTAGTTGCAAGATGGAGAGATGACATTTATCTGACAATTGCTTCAATTGCTGATTTTCAGCCATTTGTGACTTCTGGGGAGGTTCCGCCACCTGCGAATCCATTGACGATCTCCCAGCCATGTATACGCCTGTCTGACCTTGATGCTGTAGGCCGAAGCGGTCGCCATTTGACCACTTTTGAAATGATGGCCCATCATGCTTTCAATAATCCTGGTGATGAAATATACTGGAAGGACCGCACTATGGAATTGTGTGATGAATTCCTTAATTCACTTGGAGCAGACCCCATGGCTGTTACTTACAAAGAGGAACCATGGGCTGGTGGCGGTAATGCCGGACCATGTGTTGAAGTTCTCATTGGCGGCCTTGAAGTTGGAACCCTTGTGTTCATGAACATGCAGCAATCAGAAGACGGCGACATTGTGATCAAAGGTGAAAACTATCGCAAGATGGACAACTACATTGTGGACACAGGTTATGGTCTTGAAAGATTGGTGTGGGCATCAAAAGGTTCGCCTACAATATATGATGCAGTTTTCCCTGGCATTGTAAATGAAATAATGGATCTTGCAGGTGTTAAACACGAACTTGACGATTCCGAATACGCCAACATCCTCTCTCAGAACGCCCGTCTGGCAGGTCTTATGGATGTGAGCGAAAAAGCCAATCTTTTTGAGCTAAGGAAACAGGTTGCTTCCAGCATTGGAACAACAGTCGAGAAACTGTCCTCTATTATGGAACCTGTTGAGGGTGTCTATGCGATAACCGATCACACCCGCTGCCTTACATTCATGCTTGCAGACGGTATCATTCCTTCCAACGTGAAGGCTGGTTATCTTGCAAGACTGGTGCTTCGCCGTACCCTGAGGATGATGAAGGATATGGGAATAACCATACCCTTATCCGAGATCGTAAAAATGCACATCATGAATCTTCCTGAGTATCCGGAATTCCAGGAAAAGTTCAATGTAATAGATGACATACTTGCTCATGAGGAACAGAAGTTTGCTGATACGCTGGAACGTGGAAAGCGTATGATCCAGAAATCCGCTAAACATTACAAGGATGCAGGGGAAAAGATTCCTCTTGAAACTCTGGTAGAGATGTACGACAGCCACGGAATTCCTCCTGAGATATCAAAACAGGCAGCTTCTGAAGTCGGTGTGGATGTGGATCTTCCTGATAACTTCTATTCTCTTGTTGCTGAAGGGCATAGCAAAGCAGAACCAAAAGTAGTGAAAGTATTCCCTTACTCGGACAGGGTTGAAAAACTGCCAAAGACAAAGAAGTTGTTCTATGATGAGCCTACGAGAATGAACTTTGAGGCTGTAGTACTGGATATCTTTGACAATCATATTGTGCTTGACAGTACTCTCTTCTACCCTGAGGGCGGCGGACAGCCAGCAGACCACGGTACCATCGTCGTTGAGGATGTTGTCCTTAATGTTATAGATGTACAGGCTGTGAATGGCGTGGTCGTACATATCATAGAGGATATGGAGGATGAACTCCATCTTCGAAAGGGTGACATGGTTCTGGGTAAAGTAAACGAAGAACGTCGTATGTCCCATGCATGCCATCACACCGCAACTCACATTGTAAACGATGCGGCACGTAAGGTCCTTGGCGACCATGTATGGCAGGCAGGTGCCCAGAAATTTGTGGACAAAGCCCGTCTCGATATATCTCACTACAAGCGCATCTCCCAGGAAGAACTGAATCGTATAGAACTCATTGCCAATCGTACTGTGATGGATAACCAGCGCGTGACTGCCGAATGGATGGAAAGGGTAGACGCCGAGAAGAAATATGGTTTTGGTCTTTATCAGGGAGGCGTACCTCCTGGAAATATTATCCGTGTGCTGAAAGTAGCAGATGATATAGAGGCATGTGGAGGTACTCACTGTGTTAGTACTGGACTTGTCGGTCCTATCAAGATGCTGAAAACAGAACGCATTCAGGACGGTGTAGAACGTATTGAGTATTCCGCGGGTCTTGCAGCAGTCAGGGCAATGCAGGAAATGGAATCCTATCTCAGCCAGTCAGCAGATGCATTGCGTGTCAGGCCGGAACATCTTCCATCTACCATTGATCGTTTCTTCAATGAATGGAAAGAGTTCAAAAAAGAGAACCAGAGGCTGAAAGACGAGCTTGCGCACGTTCATGTCAGTCAGATGGCAAATGAAGCTGCCATCATAGGTGGCCTTCGCCTTGTTGCAAAGGTTATTCCAAATGCTGATATCGACGAACTTGTGAAAATCGCAGGTGAGCTGACCACTAATAAAGACACGGTAGTTCTTCTGGCAAGTGATTTTGAAGGTGTCAAGATCGTAGGCGCTGCAGGTGATGATGCATTGAAGGCCGGAGCGGATGCTGGCAAGATCGTCAGGGTAATGTCTGCAGTTGTTGGTGGCGGCGGCGGCGGTAAGCCTGGTATGGCCCGTGGCGGCGGTATTGATGTTAGCAAGATAGATGAGGCCCTTGAAAGCGGTCGCAACCTGCTTGAAGAACAGATAAGCAACTAATATAGCAATTAATACGAGGATTTGAAATGATACCTGGTGAGGTCAAGGAGTTCTTCTCATCCCAGTTTGGCAAGTCTCTTCTTGTCAAAGGGAAACCGGGGACGGGAAAGACGACATTTGTCTTTGGTATACTCGATGAAGTGTGTTCAGAAGGCAATTGTGTCTATATCTCGCCACGTATCGATAAATCTTCAGAGTATGGGAAATATCCCTGGATAGAGGGCGATTTCAACAACAATGAGGATTTCCTCCGGATGCTTGCATCCCGAATAAAAGTGATATGGGAGTCCAGTGAATCCAAGCCAATAATCGTTGTGGATTCCATTGATTCACTTAGTATCGCTACAACGCGATCTGCAAACTGGGAAGATAACAAGTTCGAGCTTGAGCGTTTGCTCTTTGATTTTTCCAGAAAGGTAAATGCAGATCTCATTATGATTACCGAGCAAACGGGTGTAACTTCTCTTGACTATCTGGTAGATGGTGTTGTTTCCCTTGAGATCAGGGATATATCAGATAATGATATCAGAAAGGTTAATTTGCTCAAGATACGCGGAGTGGAGCTATCACAGTCAAGATATCCTTTTACTCTCGATGGTGGTAAGTTCAATAGCTTCAAACCATTCACAGTATCATACCCGGAACAAACCCAGGTTCCACAACCATTGCCTGATCCTATTGAAAGTAAGATCTCAACAGGTATCCGTGATTTTGATGCGATACTTGGAGGCGGTTACCAGAAAGGAAGCTTTAATCTATTCGAGATCACAAGTGGTGTAGGTGATTCATTTTACAGTTTACTTTTACCGACATTCATTAATCACCTGAACATGGGCCGCGGCCTTCTCAGTATGCCTACTGAAGGTACAAGTGTTGAAACCGAAAAGCGTATGATATTTCCTTTTACAGGTGACAATCACTTCCATGGACAGTTCGTTGGATTTGAGATACGTGACCTGAAAGGTAGGATACCTACCTACATTGAACCATTTTCAGGAAATGTTTACAAAGATATGGATGTGTTCCACAAGGCCAAGAATGAGATGATGCGGCAATATGGCTCTCCGATCCTTGATTATATGGGTCTTGACAGTATGGAATACAATTATGGGTGGGAGAACATTGGTTCAATCATCGGGCAGATGGCATCTATTACAAAGACGACTGAGAATGTTGTTCTTGCCGTTACGAAACATGGGCAGAGAATAACAGAAACTGTTGCTCATATGGCTACAACCCACTGGAAATTTGAAAACGTTGACAAAACTCTTGTTATGTATGGTGTCGTACCTAAAACCGGTATTTTTGCAGTTCAGATGGAATTTGTTCATGGTTATCCGCAGGTTCGTCTTACTCCTATGAAATAACTATTTTAGTGCAGCAAGTTCATTATCTTCCCAAACATTAATAAGAAAATAAAACTAATAATATTTACTAAACAAAATTAAAAGGTACTTGTCAATGAATGTTCAAACGCAGGAAATCCTTACAGCCATCAGGAAAGAACTGTCCAATAAGAACGCATTATTCTTTGCTCCGGTTGACAGTTTCATAGAGCGTCTGGTATACTTTTATGTGTCTTATATACTAAAAGAAGATTCTGACCGGGCAGTAGTGTGGTTGTGTCTGAACGCTTCCAGGGATAAGATACTTACTCGTTTTGAAGATTTTGGGTTTGATATAGGGACTGAAGGCAAAATGTTCTTCATTGATATCGATGCACCCGGTAAACAGCATTATGAAGATACCTTGTATTGCAATTCAGTTGCCGACTATACAAAGATGGCTTCGCATATATCTAACATCTTTCAAAGTAATCCGCATTCTCTGCTCATCATAGATAATATGAATGTGCTGGCAAGTGACACAATACAGGTAGTCGAAAATTTCATCAAGTTCATTGAAAAGAAGGTAGCTGAGTCTGATGGGAGTATTCTGTCGATGCTTTCCAGGAACATCCTGCCTTCTGAAATAGAAGTCCTTATAACTTCTTTCTTTGAAGTTGTTATAGAGATTACCAATGTAGGGGAGATACACACTGAGATTGGTCTGAAGGATTTTGATTTCCGTTACTCTGTTGAGGATGGTTCGATCGAATTCGAACCGATACAGAAGAAGATTAAGCGGGATCGACTAAAAATCCTGATTGTTGATGATGAGCCGGATATTCCTGAATTGTTGAAGCTCTCTCTTATTAGCGAACCTTATGATTTCATTGTGGCACACAATGGCGAAGAAGCAATAGAACTTACCTTAAAAGAACTCCCTGACCTTATTCTTCTTGATATCATGATGCCTGATATGGATGGTTATGAGGTTGTAGAGCATCTTAAAAAGAGTAAGGCAGCAAGCGACATTCCTGTAATAATGATTTCTGCCAAGACTGCTATTGAGGACAAGGTAAAGGGAATGGAACTTGGTATTGATGATTATATTTCCAAACCATTTGACAAGCGAGAAGTCAAGGCGAGGATTAAGATGGTGATGAGGCGTTTGGGTTGGGTCGAAGAGGAATAATTATATAGTTCTGTAATATATTCTCTACAGAATATTATTTTATATCTTTTTCAGGAGCTGTAAATTATGTGTCCCAAAGTTATGGTTGTAGATGATGAGCCAGATACCATTGACCTCATAAAATTGATCTTGGAGGCTGAAGACATCGAAGTTGTCGGAGCAAAAAGTGGTTTAGAATGTCTTGAGTTCATTGCTACTGAAAGACCTGACGCCATTTTGCTTGACATCATGATGCCTGATATGAATGGATGGGAAACTTTTCACAAAATAAAGGAAAAAGAGCCATGTTTGCCTGTGGCTATGCTTACTGTGAAAAGCCAGGAATTTGACAAGATGCTTGGTCTGCATGTTTTAAAAGCAGATGATTATATCACCAAACCTTTTAGCAGGAAAGAACTTATTAAAAGAACAAAGGAATTGCTTGAAATGCAATTTCAATGATACAGCACTTCGCACAAAATTGCATCATTTCCTTTTAGGAAAAGATGTGCCTTCCTTTCACCATCAAGTTCTTTTTCCAGTTCATTGCGTGTTTCCCAGTATCTTTCAGGTTCTATTGATGCCCTGATAATAACTGTTCCAAAAGAATTCTGTTTCAGGTATGAGTTTATCTCTGTGGTATCAAACTCCATGACCTGTAGGACCTTATAACTGTTCTTGAACAATTTGCATTCCAATGGCTGATAAGAGCTTACTAAGACTCTTTTTTCATCGATCTCAAATATGTTGATGTTATTTGCTGGCTCATTGAAGTGTAATGCCAGTTGCTCAAGAAGACCTGCTTTTGTGACACATTCCTCTGGCTCATATGCATATATTCCGGGTTTATCCGTTCTACTCGCATTTATTTTCTCGTCACTTTTTCTTATGATGGCGCTGCCTGGTAATGCAATCGCAGAAACATCAGCTTTTTTCAGCTTACCAAAATAGAGATTCAGGCGATTTAGTTTGCCTTCAAGGGACATATATTCCTTTTCACAATCAAAAGGTATCTTTTCCGGAGATATCTGAGGCGGGGCTTCGAATGCAAAGTTAGAACATTTTTCAGCATATGCTTGCATAACTTTAGGTATGGGTGGGCTCAGATTATCGATGTTTCTTTCTTTTTCAGTAGGGGCTCTTGCAGGGTCTGAGAATACCACATCAAGTTTTGGCAATTGTGCTATTACCTCTGGTGAAAGCGCATCTCCGGTGATGAACTCTATGTTGCTGACACCCATTATCTGTGCATTCTTTTTAGCGTAGGCTATTTTCTTTGGGTCTATCTCTATTGCATAAACATGGTCACACCATTTTGCAAAATATATTGCCTGTCCGCCGATACCGCAACTGATGTCGGCTATCACCTTACATTGTAATCTCTTTGCCCTGTACTCTGCAACCGGTTCAGGAGTTGCAAATCGAATTCCGTCCTTATCGGATTTCATTTCAGTTTTGAATTGTTTCTTGCGTGCCAAATGGATCAATTACGTAAAGTCGCATAAATGATTTAAAATCATCTGAATGCATTATTATTTTCAATACTAATCAGATTCTGATTTTATTCAAAATTTATATATATTATTGGTGGTATATTGCCTCTTATATACACATCTTCCTCATTATATTAATTATCACCAGTGAAATCATGGCCGGATTTAGCGATAAGATAAAAAAGATAACTTCTGTTCTTTCCAAGAAGGATAAAAAAAAAGGGGCTGATTCTCCATTCGATTCAGTTGCTCCTTCATTCCTACAGGGTATTCCTGATCTTGGTTCACTTCCTGATTTATCCGCTGGATTGCCTCCGGTACCGCCGGGTAGCCCTCCAGCTGGTCCGCCTGGTT
This window contains:
- a CDS encoding cobyrinate a,c-diamide synthase; protein product: MTKAVLLAGTNSGVGKTTVSMGIMAALKRREMEVQPFKVGPDYIDPTYHTAICGKPSRNLDTFMMQVDGVKNTFSRYSENADINVVEGVMGLFDGMGSTEIASSAHVAKTLDIPVILIVNVHGMSRSAAAIVKGFSEFDKDVKIAGVILNKVGSPRHAQMIIDSIPDIPVVGTLPRNKDITVPSRHLGLYMAHEQDFDTENLAAFIEENIDLDAILSIAQTAPESEKSTVEEERETDIRIGIAYDSAFCFYYQDMFDAFRSAGAEPVFFSPIKGELPEVDGLYFGGGYPELYMSELESSKTTKSLKDLSAEGMPIYGECGGLQYLSTSYDIEGTVYKMADVLPAQTVLTKKLQALGYTEGQANGDFIKGTIRGHEFHYSVTYCDNDAKLAYEMKRGKGIIDGKDGLTEHNALASYTHAHPASFPVKSFVEKCREYKRC
- a CDS encoding methyltransferase domain-containing protein encodes the protein MARKKQFKTEMKSDKDGIRFATPEPVAEYRAKRLQCKVIADISCGIGGQAIYFAKWCDHVYAIEIDPKKIAYAKKNAQIMGVSNIEFITGDALSPEVIAQLPKLDVVFSDPARAPTEKERNIDNLSPPIPKVMQAYAEKCSNFAFEAPPQISPEKIPFDCEKEYMSLEGKLNRLNLYFGKLKKADVSAIALPGSAIIRKSDEKINASRTDKPGIYAYEPEECVTKAGLLEQLALHFNEPANNINIFEIDEKRVLVSSYQPLECKLFKNSYKVLQVMEFDTTEINSYLKQNSFGTVIIRASIEPERYWETRNELEKELDGERKAHLFLKGNDAILCEVLYH
- the alaS gene encoding alanine--tRNA ligase; translation: MLEDEYQLDFFSENGFVRKQCSKCGSHFWTRDLERATCGDAPCDPYSFIGNPVFKKKFDLAEMREYYLNFFEERGHTRLERYPVVARWRDDIYLTIASIADFQPFVTSGEVPPPANPLTISQPCIRLSDLDAVGRSGRHLTTFEMMAHHAFNNPGDEIYWKDRTMELCDEFLNSLGADPMAVTYKEEPWAGGGNAGPCVEVLIGGLEVGTLVFMNMQQSEDGDIVIKGENYRKMDNYIVDTGYGLERLVWASKGSPTIYDAVFPGIVNEIMDLAGVKHELDDSEYANILSQNARLAGLMDVSEKANLFELRKQVASSIGTTVEKLSSIMEPVEGVYAITDHTRCLTFMLADGIIPSNVKAGYLARLVLRRTLRMMKDMGITIPLSEIVKMHIMNLPEYPEFQEKFNVIDDILAHEEQKFADTLERGKRMIQKSAKHYKDAGEKIPLETLVEMYDSHGIPPEISKQAASEVGVDVDLPDNFYSLVAEGHSKAEPKVVKVFPYSDRVEKLPKTKKLFYDEPTRMNFEAVVLDIFDNHIVLDSTLFYPEGGGQPADHGTIVVEDVVLNVIDVQAVNGVVVHIIEDMEDELHLRKGDMVLGKVNEERRMSHACHHTATHIVNDAARKVLGDHVWQAGAQKFVDKARLDISHYKRISQEELNRIELIANRTVMDNQRVTAEWMERVDAEKKYGFGLYQGGVPPGNIIRVLKVADDIEACGGTHCVSTGLVGPIKMLKTERIQDGVERIEYSAGLAAVRAMQEMESYLSQSADALRVRPEHLPSTIDRFFNEWKEFKKENQRLKDELAHVHVSQMANEAAIIGGLRLVAKVIPNADIDELVKIAGELTTNKDTVVLLASDFEGVKIVGAAGDDALKAGADAGKIVRVMSAVVGGGGGGKPGMARGGGIDVSKIDEALESGRNLLEEQISN
- the moaA gene encoding GTP 3',8-cyclase MoaA, which produces MSSAGTGEVLTDSYGRTVRSLRMSITDRCNLNCIYCHNEGHVGHSREMPVDTIVNIVEVASQFGINRLKLSGGEPLLRKDLEEALTRLPDMRDISLTTNAVLLRDRASSLKDAGLDRVNISLDTLDPEKYRTIAKCSTGMFDRVLDGIHAAVDAGLTPVKLNMVLLKDLNDDEIKDMLDFTRGYGGDVMLQLIELMDFRDLPQYRINANEVEKSLLSVSSDVQVRELHKRKKYIINGAEVEFVRPVDNTEFCANCNRLRVSADGKLKPCLLVNNNLVDVLNATKDELPDLFRLAVSKRVPFCRD
- a CDS encoding response regulator transcription factor; its protein translation is MCPKVMVVDDEPDTIDLIKLILEAEDIEVVGAKSGLECLEFIATERPDAILLDIMMPDMNGWETFHKIKEKEPCLPVAMLTVKSQEFDKMLGLHVLKADDYITKPFSRKELIKRTKELLEMQFQ
- a CDS encoding response regulator transcription factor, with product MNVQTQEILTAIRKELSNKNALFFAPVDSFIERLVYFYVSYILKEDSDRAVVWLCLNASRDKILTRFEDFGFDIGTEGKMFFIDIDAPGKQHYEDTLYCNSVADYTKMASHISNIFQSNPHSLLIIDNMNVLASDTIQVVENFIKFIEKKVAESDGSILSMLSRNILPSEIEVLITSFFEVVIEITNVGEIHTEIGLKDFDFRYSVEDGSIEFEPIQKKIKRDRLKILIVDDEPDIPELLKLSLISEPYDFIVAHNGEEAIELTLKELPDLILLDIMMPDMDGYEVVEHLKKSKAASDIPVIMISAKTAIEDKVKGMELGIDDYISKPFDKREVKARIKMVMRRLGWVEEE
- the gvpD gene encoding gas vesicle protein GvpD P-loop domain-containing protein, which gives rise to MIPGEVKEFFSSQFGKSLLVKGKPGTGKTTFVFGILDEVCSEGNCVYISPRIDKSSEYGKYPWIEGDFNNNEDFLRMLASRIKVIWESSESKPIIVVDSIDSLSIATTRSANWEDNKFELERLLFDFSRKVNADLIMITEQTGVTSLDYLVDGVVSLEIRDISDNDIRKVNLLKIRGVELSQSRYPFTLDGGKFNSFKPFTVSYPEQTQVPQPLPDPIESKISTGIRDFDAILGGGYQKGSFNLFEITSGVGDSFYSLLLPTFINHLNMGRGLLSMPTEGTSVETEKRMIFPFTGDNHFHGQFVGFEIRDLKGRIPTYIEPFSGNVYKDMDVFHKAKNEMMRQYGSPILDYMGLDSMEYNYGWENIGSIIGQMASITKTTENVVLAVTKHGQRITETVAHMATTHWKFENVDKTLVMYGVVPKTGIFAVQMEFVHGYPQVRLTPMK
- the surE gene encoding 5'/3'-nucleotidase SurE, coding for MSKNILVTNDDGVYSTGIHAAYKSVADLGDVTVSAPMMQQSGVGRSISIFEPLRITQTTIHGIDVNAVAGTPTDSVILGIFTVMKQMPDLILSGFNIGENISTDTITTSGTIGAALEGASYGVPAIAASIQVMEEGDKFDDNREFKHDYDVAIKVVNRIAKKVLEHGLPEKVDLLNVNIPHHVENEPEIEITRLARKFFKTDVEERRDPRGRPYYWIAGELLVDDEKGTDVHAIMQNGNVSVTPISLDATAPIDFSEIEHLL